A genome region from Cerasicoccus sp. TK19100 includes the following:
- a CDS encoding GH1 family beta-glucosidase, translating into MSGADTKFPDGFTWGASTSAYQIEGAWNEDGKGPSVWDLFVQEEDKMWRGQTGKIACDHYHRFKEDVALMAQIGIKAYRFSLSWSRILPKGTGKVNKAGIRFYNALIDELLKNGIEPWITLFHWDYPYELYLQGGWLNPKSPEWFEEYTRVAVEHFSDRVRYWVTINEPQGFLGLGHSEGYHAPGLKLCLRECLLAGHNTLLAHGRSVRVIRDNAKLEPTIGWSPASSAYRPSTNSLNDINAAREATYAIYPGGLWNTCWWTDPVFLGAYPDEGLKIYGKDSPQATKADMKLINQPIDFCGCNLFQVVPVKMGANGAPVAVELQPEEPISTYEWSLNTEGLYWGPTFIHERYQTPLVIMENGCSLLDRVGLDGAVHDSGRKDFIIGCLLSLHRAIEDGVDVRGYFHWSLMDNFEWQQGYKHRFGLVYVDFESQDRILKESAFTYQEIIATHGESLRKYTHNQEEPVPYVVKEAQRYIENNISEPFNVKTIAAHLNCHPDSLSRRFKQYTGTSLSTHIRRVRLECARNMLRDPNMLIGVVSDYCGFSDRIHFTKVFRKEMGMTPGQFQRQFRAREDAEEKAAVEISKNPRVK; encoded by the coding sequence ATGAGCGGCGCAGATACCAAATTCCCCGACGGCTTTACCTGGGGTGCCTCGACCTCGGCATACCAGATCGAAGGTGCCTGGAACGAAGACGGCAAAGGCCCATCCGTGTGGGACCTTTTTGTCCAAGAAGAGGACAAGATGTGGCGCGGCCAAACGGGTAAGATCGCCTGCGATCATTACCACCGGTTTAAGGAGGACGTCGCACTCATGGCGCAGATCGGCATCAAGGCGTATCGGTTTTCCCTATCGTGGTCGCGTATTTTGCCCAAGGGAACCGGCAAAGTAAACAAGGCCGGCATCCGCTTTTATAATGCACTGATCGACGAGCTGCTGAAGAACGGCATCGAGCCGTGGATAACGCTCTTTCACTGGGACTACCCATACGAGCTCTACTTGCAGGGCGGCTGGCTAAACCCCAAGAGCCCCGAGTGGTTCGAGGAATACACGCGCGTGGCGGTGGAGCACTTTTCCGACCGCGTGCGCTACTGGGTCACGATCAATGAGCCGCAGGGCTTCCTCGGCCTCGGCCACAGTGAGGGCTACCACGCGCCGGGCCTCAAGCTCTGCCTCCGTGAGTGCCTGCTGGCCGGGCACAACACCTTGCTCGCGCACGGCCGCTCGGTGCGCGTCATCCGCGACAATGCCAAGCTGGAGCCGACGATTGGCTGGTCACCAGCCTCGTCCGCCTATCGCCCAAGCACCAACAGCCTCAACGACATCAACGCCGCGCGCGAGGCGACCTACGCCATCTACCCCGGCGGACTGTGGAACACCTGCTGGTGGACGGACCCCGTCTTCCTCGGTGCCTACCCCGACGAGGGCCTGAAAATTTACGGCAAAGACAGCCCGCAGGCGACCAAGGCGGACATGAAGCTCATCAACCAGCCCATCGATTTTTGCGGCTGCAATCTCTTCCAGGTCGTGCCGGTTAAGATGGGGGCCAACGGCGCACCCGTTGCCGTGGAGCTACAGCCCGAGGAGCCGATCTCCACCTACGAATGGTCGCTCAACACCGAGGGACTTTACTGGGGGCCGACGTTTATTCACGAGCGCTACCAAACTCCGCTCGTCATCATGGAAAACGGCTGCTCGCTGCTCGACCGCGTGGGCCTCGACGGTGCCGTGCATGACAGCGGCCGCAAAGACTTCATTATCGGCTGCCTGCTTTCGCTGCACCGCGCGATCGAAGACGGCGTCGACGTGCGCGGCTATTTCCACTGGTCGCTGATGGATAACTTCGAGTGGCAGCAAGGCTACAAGCACCGTTTCGGCCTCGTGTATGTGGACTTCGAGAGCCAGGACCGCATTTTAAAAGAGTCGGCATTTACCTACCAGGAGATCATAGCCACGCACGGCGAGTCGCTGCGCAAATACACGCACAACCAGGAAGAGCCTGTCCCCTACGTGGTCAAGGAGGCGCAGCGCTACATCGAGAACAACATCTCCGAGCCGTTTAACGTAAAGACCATCGCCGCGCATTTAAACTGCCACCCGGACTCGCTCAGCCGCCGCTTCAAGCAATACACAGGCACAAGCCTTAGCACACACATCCGCCGTGTTCGCCTGGAGTGCGCGCGCAACATGCTCCGCGATCCCAACATGCTGATCGGCGTCGTGTCGGACTACTGCGGCTTCAGTGACCGCATCCACTTCACCAAAGTATTCCGCAAAGAAATGGGCATGACTCCGGGGCAGTTCCAGCGCCAATTCCGCGCCCGCGAAGACGCCGAGGAAAAGGCCGCCGTCGAGATATCAAAAAACCCGCGCGTCAAATAA
- a CDS encoding pilus assembly PilX family protein, which produces MKTPNLRRRMQAGFALVLSLVLMGFLVILLLSLTTMVSIDVQNASHSQKLSEARQNALLALSVAIGELQRATGPDQRTTALAELQYDGAPNAKWVGAYAHAMTPDYELGPEAIATEWTDTELVDDQGSAAKLLTWLVSGNSSATDWPDFRSTGELSDPSASPEQSFLPNAAISNLTATSEPSARDIKIQDATGAAQPARILVGSGSVESVEDFVVAPLVELEGESGGFKGGFAWWVGDENTKARANLGIEQDPDHAIDSFANASRSAIELMARNDTPADLDTPTIDNLYNRDLGERALSKDDLIILSPNRLDYATVQKRRFHDISLHSTTLLTDSFAGGLKRDLSKLLDPSHVESANDPTNNANRMWTPHANDITGYGIPTWRHLRSFLNTRADNSGSVEATLPIFDDDTQTDHVGVTPVLTYFSMGFGFSAEGPLSGSKINLNLYPLVVLWNPYNVTLKAPPTDSRGANFEVGMLLGGDSRISVDVFDPGKHSYQNAQGETIEQDYLWRTLGTVDLQRSIEQIVVGSNNQDTEFIRFGLNCPDIPPGQSLIFSLPYSHRGDDYDQYPVLENIEPEPDSYMSVTAAILDKDFEPLTLFRAGPRYSLSYLGDPITNLSKTLLKGGDGGLFTYLGKPTNGAVVIEIDGSSKELDPANPEHDWYQTIQSITWDNAKVQTMPNDTVLSPVTKGGQSDVHVFGGNNSEDISAIQAPMSLNADPTISYVIMAHALFSGDGNNAQFNQDQFMFPTRWIAQGNMRAPRSGRTRRDNNFLPLYIATAGSLGDSSAWQKFANDQGSNSNRTSAGSGHDWSSSGPVDAVLFEFFPEGQPLLSIGQLQHANLSLIGAYPSYPIGNSLADYRLHEKSNTGQTLAPSEYALARTDSVNSNKHLKADQQAYYDISYLLNRTLWDAYFVSSVPQTGNLPARLPNPRMQHTGNEQRLRDADTAAAEMILQGGFNINSTSEQAWRAVLGGVNGLKYNPETGAFGIQPSDNTPMPRFTHPTSGDDVDDPWQGYRSLTNEEIAQLAHNIVIEIKNRGPFVSLAEFVNRRLVDNPDTDDSEVLDAPYEYEDLRGVIQAAIDRTWSSSDPDSAGDTNAVFPINDADDDFWMSDELTGHPNYTTSSQFKGGGKYAYDLRRISGGDKERKPYSNRSAFSPKYLTQADVLSTIGASLTARSDTFTIRAYGEVASELDPSDVVGVWCEAVVQRTIDYMDETDNPEDAPSTSVNQQFGRRYKLISFQWLKDDEI; this is translated from the coding sequence ATGAAGACGCCGAATCTCCGGCGACGCATGCAAGCCGGATTCGCGCTGGTGCTGAGTCTCGTGCTGATGGGCTTTTTGGTGATTCTGCTCCTTTCGCTGACGACGATGGTCTCAATCGACGTCCAAAACGCCAGCCATTCCCAGAAACTTTCCGAGGCGCGTCAAAACGCCTTGCTCGCGCTGAGTGTCGCCATCGGCGAGCTGCAGCGCGCCACCGGTCCCGACCAGCGCACCACCGCCCTGGCCGAGCTGCAATACGACGGCGCGCCCAACGCAAAATGGGTCGGTGCCTACGCCCACGCGATGACGCCCGACTACGAACTCGGCCCGGAGGCTATCGCCACCGAATGGACCGACACGGAACTTGTCGACGATCAGGGCTCCGCGGCCAAGCTGCTCACCTGGCTCGTCAGCGGCAATTCCTCGGCGACCGACTGGCCGGACTTTCGATCAACGGGCGAACTCAGCGACCCCAGCGCCAGCCCCGAGCAATCGTTTTTGCCCAATGCCGCCATTTCCAATTTAACGGCAACATCCGAGCCGAGCGCGCGGGATATTAAAATCCAGGACGCCACTGGTGCCGCCCAACCCGCCCGCATTCTGGTTGGCTCCGGTTCCGTTGAGTCGGTGGAAGACTTTGTCGTCGCGCCGCTGGTTGAGCTGGAGGGCGAGAGCGGCGGCTTCAAGGGCGGTTTCGCCTGGTGGGTGGGAGATGAAAACACGAAGGCCCGCGCCAACCTCGGCATCGAGCAAGACCCTGACCACGCGATCGATTCCTTTGCCAACGCCAGTCGCAGCGCGATTGAGCTCATGGCCCGCAACGACACCCCCGCCGACCTCGACACGCCGACCATTGATAATCTTTACAACCGCGACCTGGGCGAGCGCGCCCTGAGCAAAGACGACCTGATCATCCTTTCGCCAAACCGCCTCGACTACGCCACGGTGCAAAAGCGCCGCTTCCACGACATTTCCCTGCACTCGACTACGCTCCTCACCGACAGCTTTGCCGGCGGCCTCAAGCGCGACCTGTCGAAACTTCTCGACCCCAGCCATGTCGAGTCGGCCAACGACCCCACGAACAACGCCAACCGCATGTGGACTCCCCATGCCAATGACATCACCGGCTACGGCATCCCCACTTGGCGGCACCTGCGCTCATTCCTGAACACCCGCGCGGATAACAGCGGCTCGGTTGAGGCCACGCTACCAATCTTTGACGACGACACCCAGACTGACCATGTCGGCGTAACGCCGGTGCTCACCTATTTCTCAATGGGCTTCGGCTTCTCCGCAGAGGGCCCATTGAGCGGATCAAAAATTAATCTAAACCTGTATCCGTTGGTCGTCTTGTGGAATCCCTACAACGTCACCTTGAAGGCACCGCCTACGGATAGCCGGGGGGCCAACTTTGAAGTTGGCATGCTTCTGGGCGGCGACTCGCGAATTTCCGTGGATGTGTTCGACCCCGGCAAGCACTCTTATCAAAACGCCCAAGGTGAAACCATAGAACAAGACTACCTCTGGCGCACGTTGGGCACCGTCGACCTGCAGCGCAGCATCGAGCAAATCGTTGTTGGCTCGAATAACCAGGACACCGAATTTATTCGATTTGGGCTAAACTGCCCGGACATCCCCCCGGGACAGAGCCTGATCTTCTCCTTGCCGTATTCGCACCGTGGCGATGACTACGACCAGTATCCCGTGCTGGAAAACATCGAGCCCGAGCCGGATTCCTACATGTCGGTAACCGCTGCAATTCTCGATAAAGACTTTGAGCCACTCACGCTGTTTCGCGCCGGTCCGCGCTATAGCTTGAGCTACTTGGGCGACCCCATCACCAACCTCAGCAAAACCCTGCTCAAGGGTGGCGATGGCGGCCTCTTCACCTACTTGGGCAAACCGACCAACGGTGCCGTAGTCATAGAGATTGACGGAAGCTCCAAGGAGCTCGATCCAGCCAACCCCGAACACGATTGGTACCAAACCATTCAGAGCATCACTTGGGATAATGCCAAAGTGCAAACCATGCCCAATGACACCGTGCTCTCCCCCGTAACTAAGGGCGGCCAGTCTGACGTGCATGTTTTTGGAGGCAATAACAGCGAAGACATTTCCGCCATCCAGGCACCCATGTCACTCAATGCAGACCCCACGATTTCCTACGTAATCATGGCGCACGCGCTTTTCTCCGGGGATGGCAATAATGCGCAGTTTAATCAGGATCAGTTCATGTTCCCGACCCGTTGGATTGCCCAGGGCAACATGCGGGCACCTCGCTCCGGCAGAACACGCCGGGATAACAATTTCCTGCCGCTCTACATCGCAACGGCCGGCAGCTTGGGCGACAGCAGCGCGTGGCAGAAATTCGCCAACGACCAAGGCTCAAACAGTAACCGCACCTCGGCCGGCTCCGGTCATGACTGGTCGTCGTCCGGGCCAGTCGATGCCGTGTTGTTTGAGTTCTTCCCCGAGGGCCAGCCATTGCTTTCCATTGGCCAACTGCAGCACGCCAATCTGTCACTCATTGGCGCGTATCCCTCCTACCCCATTGGCAACAGCCTCGCGGACTACCGCCTGCATGAAAAGTCAAACACCGGCCAAACGCTGGCCCCATCGGAATACGCTCTGGCGCGCACGGATTCAGTTAACAGCAACAAACACCTGAAGGCCGACCAGCAGGCGTATTACGACATCTCTTATCTGCTAAACCGCACGCTGTGGGATGCCTACTTCGTCTCCAGCGTTCCGCAAACCGGCAACCTCCCCGCCCGCCTGCCCAACCCACGCATGCAGCACACCGGCAACGAACAACGCCTGCGCGACGCCGATACCGCAGCCGCCGAGATGATTCTGCAAGGCGGGTTCAACATCAACAGCACCTCCGAGCAAGCCTGGCGTGCAGTGCTTGGCGGCGTAAACGGCTTAAAATATAATCCGGAAACGGGCGCATTCGGCATTCAGCCCAGTGATAACACGCCGATGCCGCGCTTCACCCACCCAACTTCCGGCGACGACGTAGACGACCCCTGGCAAGGCTACCGCAGCCTGACCAATGAGGAGATTGCCCAACTGGCGCACAATATCGTGATCGAGATTAAGAACCGCGGACCATTCGTTTCGTTGGCGGAGTTTGTCAACCGCCGCTTGGTCGATAACCCCGATACTGATGACAGCGAAGTCCTCGACGCCCCTTACGAATACGAAGATCTGCGCGGCGTCATTCAGGCCGCCATTGATCGCACTTGGAGCAGTAGCGATCCAGACAGCGCCGGCGACACCAATGCCGTCTTCCCAATCAATGACGCCGATGACGATTTCTGGATGAGCGACGAGCTAACGGGCCACCCCAACTACACCACAAGCAGTCAGTTCAAAGGCGGCGGTAAATATGCCTACGACCTCCGCCGCATTAGCGGCGGAGACAAAGAGCGCAAGCCCTACAGCAACCGCTCCGCCTTCTCGCCAAAATATCTGACCCAAGCCGACGTGCTCTCCACCATCGGTGCCAGCCTGACGGCGCGCTCCGACACCTTTACCATTCGCGCCTATGGCGAAGTCGCTTCCGAACTCGACCCCAGTGATGTCGTCGGCGTCTGGTGCGAAGCCGTCGTGCAGCGCACCATCGACTACATGGACGAGACCGACAACCCCGAGGACGCGCCCTCGACCAGCGTCAATCAGCAGTTCGGACGACGCTACAAACTCATCAGTTTCCAATGGCTCAAGGACGACGAAATCTAA
- a CDS encoding DUF7594 domain-containing protein, producing MIHRIVSNSVSAFVAFSCLMLSAAPPPGSFTLTFEDEFNGDTLDGSVWRQGSHDGSVAGYRDSGTGAAIKRENIVVADGMLTMTAQQEIATQSNLVMNYSSGEISTFRMFTPSSGDQGFKQTYGYFEARMRWDSVQGLWPAFWTMPDRGEYGYQNYFNRSFIKFDLSSETLPGTITSAVLRLKIADIQQPNPGTNDGKTNTVALAVQDDSWTETGIKWNNMPTPDPLWLDQSYDNRTVGATIDLDVTDFIIEQADDSDQVFSICLTDTLRQWNQIEFHSREATNTADRPVLIINGTSYQATADAKVIGGTAANNNYGTLNTLSIWETYVSGNNSTGTDSIGQGMEIDILEVLGKWGDKVAGHVLHWDGYSGGISNASTGWGRPPVDDTAQWHTYGVYWEPGLIEFYVDEVKTATYEDSRVPDVPAYLILSLQTGGWDGNTPSAAINGKGMDVDWVRAWSGTKSGSVPTSTSIDGSGVVTIGSDNAVYGGSGNANGKVTIADDGSYMAIGQNGWEKFPLSYTVTADTWLEFTVDSSEAGEILAVGLEDNDTINDVKRLFQLAGSQTWADSYQDANDYPVATGPLTYAINIGAYYTGAMTHLAFSADNDVSGENYARFSNISIYEDASTGGGSGSSISAGALNNGVAALDNRTGTGYLMYSATNVVTRFGAYTGNADHFIAVMYNSGQWYADTNFGQTAFTPVATDVLVATVDFTNDTVTSLEGQAGTEYGIEYGYYSGDLGYIADWWNGAANDGEFTVTGTSFTLNGSGVSIGNLNDGVAGTDWRTGTGYLMYTATDTTTRFNAFAGNADHVIAVYYNVAQAKWYADRNYGQIEFTPQTGDVLLASIDFTNDTVSSLEGTNSSYQGIPLGYASGDLSYQVDVWGGFNDSPDGEFGVTGTSFTPW from the coding sequence ATGATCCATAGAATCGTGTCGAACTCGGTTTCGGCGTTTGTTGCGTTCTCGTGCCTAATGCTTAGCGCGGCGCCGCCCCCAGGGAGCTTTACCCTGACCTTTGAAGATGAATTTAACGGCGACACCTTAGATGGCAGTGTCTGGCGTCAGGGCAGCCACGATGGCAGTGTGGCCGGCTACCGCGACAGTGGCACTGGTGCCGCAATTAAGCGCGAAAACATCGTGGTCGCCGATGGCATGCTGACCATGACCGCCCAGCAGGAAATCGCCACGCAGAGCAATCTCGTGATGAACTATTCCTCCGGCGAGATCAGCACATTTCGCATGTTCACACCGAGCTCGGGCGACCAAGGCTTTAAGCAGACCTACGGTTACTTCGAGGCCCGCATGCGCTGGGACAGTGTGCAGGGGCTCTGGCCTGCATTTTGGACCATGCCGGATCGTGGCGAGTATGGTTATCAAAACTACTTCAATCGCTCGTTCATTAAGTTCGACCTGAGCAGCGAGACGCTGCCCGGCACGATCACCAGCGCCGTTCTACGGCTGAAAATTGCCGACATCCAACAGCCCAATCCGGGCACGAATGACGGCAAGACCAACACCGTCGCGCTGGCCGTGCAGGATGATTCTTGGACGGAGACCGGCATCAAGTGGAACAACATGCCGACGCCCGATCCGCTCTGGCTCGACCAGTCCTATGACAACCGCACTGTGGGTGCGACGATTGATCTGGACGTCACTGATTTCATTATCGAGCAAGCCGATGACAGCGACCAGGTGTTTTCGATTTGCCTGACCGACACCCTGCGTCAATGGAACCAAATCGAGTTCCACAGCCGGGAGGCGACCAACACTGCCGACCGCCCGGTTTTAATCATTAATGGCACGAGTTATCAAGCCACTGCCGATGCGAAAGTGATTGGCGGCACGGCGGCTAACAATAACTACGGCACGCTGAATACGCTGAGCATTTGGGAAACCTACGTCAGCGGAAACAACAGCACGGGCACGGACAGCATCGGGCAGGGGATGGAAATTGATATCCTCGAAGTCCTCGGCAAGTGGGGTGACAAGGTCGCCGGTCATGTCCTGCATTGGGACGGCTACTCGGGCGGCATTAGTAACGCCAGCACCGGCTGGGGCCGCCCGCCAGTGGACGACACCGCGCAGTGGCACACCTACGGCGTTTACTGGGAGCCCGGCCTGATCGAGTTCTACGTGGACGAAGTGAAGACGGCCACTTACGAAGACAGCCGCGTGCCCGATGTGCCGGCCTACTTGATCCTCTCGCTGCAAACCGGCGGCTGGGATGGCAATACGCCGAGCGCCGCAATCAATGGCAAGGGCATGGATGTTGACTGGGTGCGCGCCTGGTCGGGCACGAAGTCTGGCAGCGTTCCCACGAGCACCTCGATTGATGGGAGCGGCGTGGTTACCATCGGTAGCGACAACGCAGTCTATGGCGGTTCGGGCAACGCGAATGGTAAGGTAACCATCGCCGACGACGGCAGCTACATGGCCATTGGTCAGAACGGCTGGGAGAAGTTTCCGCTCAGCTACACCGTCACGGCGGATACCTGGTTGGAGTTCACGGTCGACTCCTCCGAGGCGGGCGAAATCCTCGCCGTCGGCCTGGAGGACAACGACACGATTAACGACGTGAAGCGCCTTTTCCAGCTGGCCGGTAGCCAGACTTGGGCGGACAGCTATCAGGACGCCAACGACTATCCCGTCGCAACGGGTCCGTTGACTTACGCCATTAACATTGGCGCATACTACACTGGCGCGATGACCCACCTGGCGTTCAGCGCGGACAACGATGTGAGCGGTGAGAACTACGCGCGCTTCTCCAACATCAGCATCTATGAGGACGCCAGCACTGGTGGTGGTTCGGGCAGCTCGATCAGCGCGGGTGCCTTGAACAACGGTGTTGCTGCTCTGGACAATCGCACCGGCACGGGTTACCTCATGTATAGCGCGACGAATGTCGTGACCCGCTTCGGTGCCTATACCGGCAACGCCGACCACTTCATTGCGGTTATGTATAACAGTGGCCAGTGGTATGCCGACACCAACTTCGGCCAGACGGCGTTCACACCGGTGGCTACCGATGTGCTCGTGGCGACGGTCGACTTCACCAATGACACGGTGACTTCGCTCGAAGGCCAGGCGGGCACGGAGTATGGCATTGAGTATGGCTACTACAGTGGCGACCTCGGCTACATTGCTGATTGGTGGAACGGCGCCGCGAATGACGGCGAATTCACCGTCACGGGCACGTCGTTTACGCTCAATGGCAGCGGCGTCAGCATCGGAAATCTCAACGACGGCGTGGCAGGCACGGACTGGCGCACCGGCACGGGCTACTTGATGTATACCGCGACGGACACCACAACGCGCTTCAACGCCTTCGCCGGTAATGCCGACCACGTGATCGCGGTTTACTACAACGTGGCTCAAGCCAAGTGGTATGCTGACCGCAACTACGGGCAGATCGAGTTCACGCCACAGACGGGCGACGTCTTGCTTGCGAGCATCGATTTTACCAATGACACGGTCAGCTCGCTCGAAGGCACGAACAGTAGCTACCAGGGCATCCCGCTCGGCTATGCCTCGGGTGATCTGAGCTACCAGGTGGATGTCTGGGGTGGGTTTAACGATTCGCCCGATGGCGAGTTTGGCGTCACCGGCACAAGCTTCACGCCGTGGTGA
- a CDS encoding glycoside hydrolase family 16 protein, with the protein MTKPRLFTRTLALLAGLLVATSAHARDWDTSLQDFDVTLRPTDNSVTVIEGKPEALQGMVLKFQEGGGSYPGVRLLPPEGETWNFSEFTCLDVTLTNEGPKPIYATVRVDNPGHWRDKPWNNEAARLAQGDTKLIRVFFGYSARKPGHPLDTENVSAIQIFTGKASAGQEIKVDSIKLGKTPSPFRPNIQPVDGYVFGGGADAALLKFAGQNGAKVSGGQDGPLKVAFDGKTQAAVISPKESPAFDLRQGYLMEVDLKNTGRTPINLAGKVTSGRGDTDVAQLDAAIAPGQQGTLVIDFIREASMDVSKGRDNPFFENNKAKSVVILANEDGAQEFEVTAVRLTAPPIKLPDWVGKRPPVEGDWKLTFSEEFEGDSFDMDTWRYYAVNYWDKISRFSKENANVVDGNAVLTFEKKSGYHNDDPDYPRHNDYTTGYLDSYGKWVQRYGYFEARMKLPNAPGLWPAFWLMPDRGEAAGNQWIRQDTKNGGMEFDIMEFLSGWGPYRFTTAFHYDGYGKEHKATGSGVHTGVDEDGYITTGLLWLPGLAVVYNNGKEVARWESERISDVPSNIIFTFVGGGWDNEPIDDSQLPDNFYIDYVRVWQRADLATEADGYASNDG; encoded by the coding sequence ATGACGAAGCCACGCCTTTTCACCCGCACCCTGGCCCTGCTTGCCGGGTTGTTGGTTGCGACGAGTGCACATGCGCGCGACTGGGATACCAGTCTGCAGGATTTTGACGTAACGCTGCGGCCGACTGACAACTCGGTGACCGTGATCGAAGGCAAGCCCGAAGCACTACAGGGCATGGTCTTGAAGTTTCAAGAAGGAGGCGGCAGCTACCCGGGCGTGCGCCTGCTTCCGCCCGAAGGCGAGACCTGGAACTTCTCGGAATTCACCTGCCTCGACGTCACGCTGACGAACGAAGGCCCCAAGCCGATCTACGCCACCGTGCGTGTCGACAACCCCGGCCACTGGCGCGACAAGCCGTGGAATAACGAGGCCGCGCGCCTGGCTCAGGGCGACACCAAGTTGATCCGCGTGTTCTTTGGCTACAGTGCGCGCAAGCCGGGGCACCCGCTCGATACGGAAAATGTTTCGGCGATTCAGATCTTTACCGGCAAAGCTTCGGCGGGGCAGGAGATCAAGGTCGACTCGATCAAGCTCGGTAAGACACCGTCACCGTTCCGCCCGAACATCCAACCCGTGGATGGCTACGTGTTTGGCGGTGGCGCGGATGCCGCATTATTGAAATTTGCCGGCCAAAATGGTGCCAAGGTAAGCGGTGGCCAGGATGGCCCGCTCAAGGTGGCCTTTGACGGCAAAACGCAGGCCGCAGTAATCTCTCCCAAGGAGAGCCCGGCCTTCGATCTGCGTCAGGGCTACCTGATGGAAGTTGATTTGAAGAATACTGGACGCACGCCGATCAACCTTGCCGGCAAGGTAACCAGCGGCCGCGGCGATACCGACGTGGCTCAACTCGACGCGGCGATTGCGCCCGGGCAGCAGGGCACGCTCGTTATTGATTTTATTCGCGAGGCCTCGATGGATGTCAGCAAGGGGCGTGACAACCCGTTCTTCGAAAACAACAAGGCAAAGTCCGTCGTCATTTTGGCGAACGAAGATGGCGCACAGGAATTTGAGGTAACCGCCGTTCGCTTGACGGCACCTCCGATCAAGCTGCCGGACTGGGTGGGCAAGCGTCCGCCGGTCGAGGGTGATTGGAAGCTGACCTTTAGCGAAGAGTTTGAGGGCGACTCTTTTGATATGGATACGTGGCGCTACTATGCCGTGAATTACTGGGATAAGATTAGCCGCTTCAGTAAGGAGAACGCGAACGTCGTCGACGGCAATGCCGTGCTAACTTTTGAGAAGAAATCCGGTTACCATAATGACGATCCCGATTACCCGCGCCACAACGACTACACCACCGGCTACCTCGACAGTTATGGCAAGTGGGTTCAGCGCTACGGCTATTTTGAAGCGCGGATGAAGCTGCCGAACGCGCCCGGTCTCTGGCCCGCCTTCTGGCTGATGCCCGACCGTGGCGAAGCTGCCGGCAACCAGTGGATCCGCCAGGATACCAAGAACGGCGGCATGGAATTTGACATCATGGAGTTCCTCTCCGGCTGGGGCCCGTACCGCTTCACCACGGCCTTCCACTACGACGGCTATGGTAAGGAGCACAAAGCAACCGGCTCAGGTGTCCACACCGGCGTCGACGAAGATGGCTACATCACCACCGGCCTGCTTTGGCTGCCGGGGCTGGCCGTGGTTTACAACAACGGCAAGGAAGTCGCCCGCTGGGAATCGGAACGCATCTCCGACGTGCCGTCGAACATCATCTTTACGTTTGTCGGTGGTGGTTGGGACAATGAGCCCATCGACGACTCACAACTCCCGGACAATTTCTACATTGATTACGTCCGCGTCTGGCAGCGTGCCGACCTCGCCACCGAGGCCGATGGCTACGCCAGCAATGATGGCTAG